From one Halothece sp. PCC 7418 genomic stretch:
- the mrdA gene encoding penicillin-binding protein 2 — MATTLPSPQRKHRKQGQSKANLPTGSRKRKSRTVGRKLRPAVLLLLITALLLGGIGSRLGYLQLVEGERNRQLAENNRIRILPKPPVRGNILDRNGKILADSRLSYSVFIWPLAKTEPNWNHTVNQLAEILEMSAADIISRVEEVPVNSPSLVRIARGLTPEQVTAIEEYNYQLTGVELDIEPVRDYPHGEVAAHLLGYTGEITGEELAADESDEYRLGDIIGRMGAESAFERQLRGEWGGQQVEVNGAGRIIRILGEKSAKSGGNVTLTLDLELQKAAEAALGDRIGAIVALDPHTGGVLAMASRPTFDPNIFSGRITPETWQKLQAKDNPFVNRALRGFPPASTFKIVTATAGMESGQYPPNTVLNTYAYLNVSGVRFGEWNRAGFGPMGYVQALAWSSNTFFGQVGRGVGGEVLIDWARRYGFGTETTLELPAETSGLIADEAWKQERFDWGWSDGDTVNMSIGQGFTLATPLQVAVMFAVPANGGYRVNPHLLKTDQGYPPRKVSMNLKSSTVRTLQEGLRAVVSGGTGTAVRVPSLPPAAGKSGTAEAPPGKAHAWFGAYAPYNNPEIVVVAFAEHSGGGGGSVAAPMVREVLETYFNGNEKEKK, encoded by the coding sequence ATGGCAACTACCCTTCCTTCTCCCCAACGGAAACATCGCAAACAGGGTCAGAGTAAGGCTAACTTACCCACAGGGAGTCGTAAGCGTAAATCCCGCACCGTGGGACGAAAACTGCGTCCTGCGGTTCTCTTACTTTTGATTACAGCTTTATTGTTGGGGGGAATTGGGTCTCGCTTGGGTTATTTGCAACTGGTAGAAGGAGAACGCAATCGCCAACTGGCGGAAAATAATCGGATTCGGATTTTGCCGAAACCGCCAGTTCGGGGTAATATTTTGGATCGCAATGGCAAGATTTTAGCCGATAGTCGTCTCTCCTACTCTGTTTTTATTTGGCCCCTGGCGAAAACAGAACCGAACTGGAATCATACGGTGAATCAGCTGGCTGAGATTCTAGAAATGTCTGCTGCTGACATTATCAGTCGGGTGGAAGAAGTCCCCGTTAACTCTCCTTCCCTCGTGCGGATTGCCAGAGGATTAACCCCAGAACAAGTAACCGCGATCGAGGAGTATAACTATCAACTGACGGGGGTAGAATTGGATATTGAACCCGTTCGCGATTATCCTCATGGGGAAGTGGCAGCGCATCTTCTTGGCTACACGGGCGAGATTACAGGGGAAGAGTTAGCAGCAGATGAATCTGATGAATATCGCCTTGGAGATATTATCGGGCGCATGGGGGCAGAATCCGCGTTTGAAAGACAACTCCGAGGAGAATGGGGCGGTCAGCAAGTGGAAGTGAATGGTGCTGGGCGCATTATTCGGATTTTAGGGGAAAAAAGCGCGAAATCAGGAGGAAATGTCACGCTAACGCTGGATTTAGAGTTGCAGAAAGCAGCAGAGGCAGCCCTTGGGGATCGAATTGGCGCGATCGTTGCTCTAGATCCTCATACAGGGGGCGTTTTAGCCATGGCAAGTCGTCCCACCTTTGACCCCAATATCTTCTCGGGTCGCATTACCCCCGAAACGTGGCAAAAGCTACAAGCTAAAGATAATCCGTTTGTTAATCGTGCTTTACGAGGGTTTCCCCCTGCTTCTACTTTCAAAATTGTGACAGCAACCGCAGGGATGGAATCGGGACAATATCCCCCTAATACTGTTCTCAATACCTATGCCTACTTAAATGTTTCGGGAGTCCGTTTTGGGGAGTGGAATCGTGCGGGATTCGGCCCCATGGGCTATGTACAAGCCCTGGCTTGGAGTAGTAATACCTTTTTTGGACAAGTGGGTCGGGGCGTTGGCGGAGAAGTATTAATTGATTGGGCGAGACGCTATGGCTTTGGGACCGAAACAACCCTTGAACTTCCTGCTGAAACCTCTGGTTTAATTGCAGATGAAGCCTGGAAACAAGAACGGTTTGATTGGGGTTGGTCTGATGGAGATACGGTCAATATGTCTATTGGACAGGGGTTTACTCTCGCGACTCCCTTACAAGTTGCGGTGATGTTTGCTGTTCCCGCAAATGGAGGCTATCGGGTAAATCCTCATTTACTGAAAACTGATCAAGGCTATCCCCCCAGAAAGGTTTCTATGAACTTAAAATCCAGTACCGTTCGCACCTTACAAGAAGGCTTAAGGGCGGTCGTTTCTGGCGGGACGGGAACCGCAGTCAGAGTCCCTTCTTTACCCCCTGCTGCGGGGAAAAGTGGCACGGCTGAAGCCCCACCAGGGAAGGCTCACGCTTGGTTTGGAGCTTATGCACCCTATAATAATCCAGAAATTGTCGTGGTTGCCTTTGCAGAACATTCTGGTGGCGGTGGTGGATCTGTTGCTGCGCCCATGGTGCGGGAAGTGCTGGAAACTTATTTTAATGGAAATGAAAAAGAGAAAAAATAG
- a CDS encoding DUF1517 domain-containing protein — MFQNISWKRFLKSFFLVALAFIFVFSDVSGALAARSGGRIGGGGFRAPSRSAPAPRGGNRPGGGFGFPFLLPFFGFGGFGSIFTILIFFAIANFLVRSFQNAGFGGGDGVATANPKVTVSKVQVGLLADAKELQKELNDLAQRADTGTAAGRSMVLQEATLTLLRHPEYWVYAKTESNVSQMDAAESQFNRFALSERSKYSEETLSNVEGLSRQETSEAGNGEAPAEYIVVTILAGIQGKVDLPKTNSADDVRQALRQLGSTGSENLLAVEVIWTPQAEDDTLSNDDLLAAYPDLNRL, encoded by the coding sequence ATGTTCCAGAATATTTCGTGGAAACGTTTCCTAAAATCCTTTTTTCTTGTCGCACTCGCTTTTATCTTCGTTTTTAGCGATGTTAGTGGTGCTTTAGCAGCCCGTAGCGGTGGGCGTATTGGTGGGGGAGGATTTCGCGCTCCCAGTCGTAGCGCACCCGCACCGAGAGGCGGTAATCGCCCTGGAGGAGGCTTCGGCTTTCCGTTTTTACTGCCCTTCTTTGGCTTCGGCGGGTTTGGTAGTATTTTCACCATCTTGATCTTCTTTGCCATTGCCAACTTCCTCGTGAGAAGTTTCCAAAATGCAGGTTTTGGCGGTGGTGACGGTGTGGCAACTGCCAATCCCAAAGTTACTGTCTCTAAGGTGCAAGTGGGCTTATTAGCCGATGCGAAAGAACTGCAAAAAGAATTAAATGATCTTGCCCAACGAGCAGATACAGGCACCGCAGCAGGTCGTAGCATGGTTTTACAAGAAGCAACCCTTACCCTGTTACGTCATCCCGAATACTGGGTCTATGCCAAAACTGAATCCAATGTTTCCCAAATGGATGCAGCAGAATCGCAGTTTAACCGCTTTGCACTCTCCGAACGCAGTAAGTATAGTGAGGAAACCCTTTCTAATGTGGAAGGACTGTCGAGACAGGAAACCAGTGAAGCTGGAAATGGGGAAGCACCTGCTGAATATATTGTCGTGACCATTCTCGCAGGTATCCAAGGGAAAGTCGATCTCCCCAAAACCAACAGTGCTGATGATGTCCGTCAAGCCTTGCGACAGTTAGGCAGTACGGGAAGTGAAAACCTCTTAGCGGTAGAAGTGATTTGGACTCCCCAAGCCGAAGACGATACCCTATCCAATGATGACCTCTTAGCAGCCTATCCCGATTTAAATCGTCTCTAA
- the thiS gene encoding sulfur carrier protein ThiS encodes MPNDTITLTVNGDPVNCSPQSPVTDVIAELNYNPRLVAVEYNGEILHRQHWSETIVKEGDKLEIVTIVGGGSGKN; translated from the coding sequence ATGCCTAACGATACCATTACCCTGACCGTTAACGGCGATCCAGTGAATTGTTCCCCCCAAAGCCCCGTCACTGATGTTATTGCCGAACTCAACTACAATCCGCGTTTAGTTGCCGTGGAATATAACGGAGAAATCCTGCACCGTCAACATTGGTCAGAAACGATCGTGAAAGAAGGAGACAAACTGGAAATTGTAACCATTGTCGGTGGTGGTTCTGGCAAAAATTAA
- a CDS encoding thiamine phosphate synthase, whose translation MTESKYLFSSDKQATYRILDANLDRAREGIRIIEEWCRFALDNSNLAQTCKAMRQTLAKWHTEEIHSARNTPDDCGTTLTHPQEETRDSPQQVLQINLARTQEALRVLEEYGKLYHPEMGSACKQLRYQIYTLESTLFTTSPQGKLDAAKLYLVTSPTPNIFSIVEAALKGGLPLVQYRNKDAEDRIQLEEGKQLCDLCHEYGALFLMNDRADLALAVGADGVHLGQQDISVATARQILGANQIVGKSTTNPHEMSSAIAQGADYVGVGPVYKTPTKPGKAPAGLDYVRYAAKHCPVPWFAIGGINADNIQDVIEAQANGVAVVRAIMSAPDPQKTTENLLMQFSHSRNHA comes from the coding sequence ATGACAGAAAGCAAATACTTATTCTCTTCAGACAAACAAGCCACTTATCGCATCTTAGATGCCAACTTAGATCGCGCCCGTGAAGGCATCCGTATTATTGAAGAATGGTGTCGTTTTGCCTTAGATAATTCCAACTTGGCGCAAACCTGTAAAGCAATGCGTCAAACTTTAGCCAAATGGCATACAGAAGAGATCCATTCCGCTCGTAATACCCCCGATGATTGTGGAACAACGCTTACTCATCCTCAAGAAGAAACCCGAGACAGTCCGCAACAGGTACTACAAATTAACTTAGCGCGGACCCAAGAAGCTCTGCGCGTTTTGGAGGAATATGGGAAACTTTATCATCCCGAAATGGGAAGTGCTTGTAAGCAACTGCGTTATCAAATTTATACCCTTGAAAGTACCCTTTTTACAACTTCTCCTCAAGGAAAACTCGACGCAGCAAAACTGTATCTTGTCACCTCTCCCACGCCCAATATTTTTTCCATTGTGGAAGCAGCCTTGAAAGGAGGACTTCCCCTTGTGCAATATCGAAATAAAGACGCAGAAGACCGCATTCAACTCGAAGAAGGAAAGCAGTTATGCGACCTTTGCCATGAATATGGCGCACTTTTTCTCATGAACGATCGCGCTGATCTGGCTCTTGCTGTCGGTGCAGATGGGGTTCACCTCGGACAACAAGATATTTCGGTTGCAACTGCCCGTCAGATTCTTGGAGCGAATCAGATTGTCGGGAAATCTACCACAAACCCCCATGAAATGTCAAGCGCGATCGCGCAAGGAGCAGATTATGTGGGAGTCGGTCCCGTTTACAAAACCCCAACTAAACCTGGTAAAGCTCCCGCAGGACTGGATTATGTGCGCTATGCAGCCAAACATTGTCCCGTTCCTTGGTTTGCCATTGGGGGCATCAATGCTGATAATATTCAAGATGTGATAGAAGCGCAAGCCAATGGGGTTGCTGTCGTCAGAGCCATCATGTCAGCCCCTGATCCGCAAAAAACAACAGAAAATCTTTTAATGCAGTTTTCTCATTCCCGCAACCATGCCTAA
- a CDS encoding pentapeptide repeat-containing protein — MNANQLLYRKTQGERIFRGVCLHEVNLKSAYLEEIDLSEADLSNADLSQATLCRSNLSRANLTNTDLNQADLRSANLSQVNLIGASLVGAKLGRAILTGADLRGADLSDADLTGANLTDAELSGAVLTGANIEDVELEKAATECGISHQWISWSGNC; from the coding sequence ATGAATGCAAATCAATTGTTATATCGAAAAACGCAAGGTGAACGAATTTTTCGTGGCGTTTGCTTACACGAAGTAAATTTAAAGTCCGCTTATCTTGAAGAAATTGACCTGAGTGAGGCTGACTTAAGCAATGCTGATTTGAGCCAAGCAACTTTGTGTCGAAGTAACCTCAGTCGCGCTAATTTAACAAATACTGACCTTAATCAGGCTGATTTACGAAGTGCGAACCTCAGTCAAGTTAATCTGATTGGAGCTAGTTTAGTCGGGGCGAAACTGGGAAGAGCAATTTTGACAGGGGCTGACTTGCGTGGCGCAGATTTATCAGATGCAGACTTGACTGGTGCAAACTTAACAGATGCAGAATTAAGTGGTGCTGTGTTGACTGGTGCAAATATTGAAGATGTGGAATTAGAAAAAGCAGCAACCGAATGTGGTATTTCTCATCAGTGGATCAGTTGGTCAGGAAATTGTTGA
- a CDS encoding hydrogenase maturation protease — MKPTKSRLVIGYGDREKSDEGAGCRIAEIIQQKEWKDLEGLSVPYLTPSLSSMMIRAKTVIFVSSYFLFEKMKPEIIIKHFLPDHKSNESNINYPESPFSLLSFTESIYNEKPNAFWILIPAKNHQQGDNFSTSTQAAIQDAITYLVDQQSIEVLHPSG; from the coding sequence ATGAAACCAACTAAATCTCGTTTAGTAATCGGTTACGGCGATCGCGAGAAATCTGATGAAGGGGCTGGATGCCGAATCGCTGAGATTATTCAACAAAAAGAGTGGAAAGATCTCGAAGGGCTGAGTGTTCCCTATCTTACGCCCAGTCTTTCTTCTATGATGATTCGGGCAAAAACAGTGATCTTTGTTAGTTCTTATTTCTTATTTGAAAAGATGAAACCCGAGATAATCATTAAACATTTTCTTCCAGACCATAAGAGTAATGAAAGCAATATAAATTATCCAGAATCGCCCTTTTCACTCTTGTCTTTTACAGAATCCATTTATAATGAAAAGCCCAATGCTTTTTGGATTTTAATCCCAGCGAAAAATCATCAACAAGGCGATAATTTTTCGACTTCAACCCAAGCAGCAATTCAAGATGCGATTACCTATTTAGTGGATCAACAATCAATCGAAGTATTGCATCCTAGCGGTTGA
- a CDS encoding YbjQ family protein, producing the protein MLTTTTDTLQGQTIEEYLGVVTAEVVYGSNALRDFFAGFRDFFGGRTGSYEKLFTKGQNEAVEELAERAEKLGADAVIGIKVDTGTINVDEEGALLVITATGTAVKLG; encoded by the coding sequence ATGTTAACTACAACCACTGATACCCTCCAAGGACAAACGATTGAAGAATATTTAGGCGTTGTTACAGCAGAAGTTGTCTATGGTAGCAATGCTTTACGAGACTTTTTTGCAGGCTTCCGTGACTTTTTTGGCGGGCGGACGGGAAGCTATGAAAAACTATTTACGAAAGGACAAAACGAAGCGGTAGAAGAGCTTGCAGAAAGAGCAGAAAAACTGGGTGCAGATGCAGTCATTGGGATTAAAGTTGATACAGGAACCATTAATGTTGATGAAGAAGGGGCTTTATTGGTGATTACAGCAACAGGAACGGCAGTTAAACTCGGGTGA
- the arsB gene encoding ACR3 family arsenite efflux transporter — MSTNQSNVNPRAVQAGGKLSFFERYLTVWVALCIVAGIILGRVFPNIAVTLDSMSIYQVSIPIAICLFFMMYPIMVKIDFGQAKRAAQTPKPVVLTLVVNWLIKPFTMVVFAQFFLGWLFRPLLSGTEMIRGGEIALADSYIAGAILLGIAPCTAMVLMWGYLSFSNQGHTLVMVAINSLAMLFLYAPLGRWLLAANKLTVPWETIVLSVLIYVGLPLLAGAVSRSWILHNKGREWFETVFMKYLSPVSIAALLITLVLLFAFKGDLIVRNPFHILLIAVPLFIQTNFIFLITYVAAQKLKLFYEDAAPAALIGASNHFEVAIATAVTLFGLNSGAALATVVGVLIEVPVMLMLVEICKRTAFWFPREPEKATLTDPRCARPLG, encoded by the coding sequence ATGAGTACCAATCAATCAAATGTCAATCCGAGGGCAGTTCAGGCGGGCGGAAAACTAAGTTTCTTTGAACGTTATCTCACCGTTTGGGTTGCGCTGTGCATTGTTGCTGGGATTATTCTGGGACGAGTGTTTCCCAATATTGCTGTCACCCTCGATAGCATGAGCATTTACCAAGTCTCGATTCCGATCGCGATTTGCCTGTTTTTCATGATGTATCCGATCATGGTCAAAATTGATTTTGGGCAAGCAAAACGAGCAGCACAAACCCCGAAACCTGTGGTTTTAACGCTGGTGGTGAACTGGTTGATTAAGCCCTTCACCATGGTGGTGTTTGCTCAGTTTTTCTTAGGCTGGCTGTTTCGACCTTTACTCTCGGGAACAGAAATGATTCGAGGGGGAGAAATCGCTCTCGCTGATTCTTATATTGCAGGAGCGATTTTATTGGGGATTGCCCCTTGTACCGCAATGGTTTTGATGTGGGGCTATCTCTCCTTTAGTAATCAGGGACATACCTTAGTCATGGTTGCGATTAACTCTCTAGCGATGCTGTTTTTATACGCCCCTCTCGGACGCTGGTTATTAGCAGCAAATAAGCTCACCGTCCCTTGGGAAACCATTGTGCTCTCTGTCCTGATTTATGTCGGTTTGCCCTTACTAGCTGGGGCGGTATCTCGGAGTTGGATTTTGCATAACAAGGGGAGAGAATGGTTTGAAACGGTGTTTATGAAATATCTGAGTCCCGTTTCCATTGCAGCCCTTTTAATTACCCTTGTGCTGCTATTTGCGTTTAAGGGAGATTTGATTGTTCGTAATCCGTTCCATATTTTACTGATTGCCGTTCCCCTATTTATTCAAACCAACTTTATTTTCTTAATCACGTATGTGGCAGCGCAGAAACTGAAGCTCTTTTATGAAGATGCTGCCCCTGCTGCTTTAATTGGTGCGAGTAACCATTTTGAAGTTGCGATCGCGACGGCAGTGACTCTGTTTGGACTAAATTCGGGGGCTGCTTTAGCAACCGTGGTGGGTGTACTGATTGAAGTCCCTGTGATGCTGATGTTAGTCGAAATTTGTAAACGGACTGCGTTTTGGTTCCCTCGCGAACCGGAGAAAGCAACGTTAACGGATCCGCGTTGTGCGCGTCCATTAGGGTAA
- a CDS encoding SufS family cysteine desulfurase, whose product MTIATTPSLASQVRADFPILNQEFNGHPLIYFDNAATSQKPLSVIKALDEYYEYTNSNVHRGAHSLSTKATEAFEGARDKVAQFVNASSRNEIVFTRNATEAINLVAYSWALNNLQPGDEIITSVMEHHSNIVPWQMVAQRTGAVLKHVGLTEEETLDLEQYNNLLSDKTKLVALVHVSNTLGCINPVEEITRVAKEKGAKVLIDACQSVPHLPINVQAMGCDWLVASGHKMCGPTGAGFLYGKEDLLNAMPPFLGGGEMIGEVSLDAFTCAELPHKFEAGTPAIAEAIALGAAVDYLTAIGMDKIHAYEEELTAYLFHQLAGFSNLRVYGPKPTAEGKGRAALAAFNVENLHANDLAPLLDYEGVAIRSGHHCTQPLHTVLGIAGSARASLYFYNTKDEIDGFITALKNTIDFFAEMMEED is encoded by the coding sequence ATGACCATTGCAACCACTCCTTCTTTAGCCAGCCAAGTCCGTGCTGATTTTCCCATTCTTAACCAAGAATTCAATGGGCATCCCCTCATTTATTTTGATAATGCTGCCACTTCTCAAAAGCCTTTATCTGTCATCAAAGCCTTAGATGAATACTATGAATATACCAATTCTAATGTTCATCGGGGCGCACACAGTTTAAGTACAAAAGCAACAGAAGCCTTTGAAGGCGCACGGGATAAAGTTGCCCAATTTGTCAACGCCAGTTCTCGCAATGAAATTGTTTTCACTCGTAATGCCACCGAAGCAATTAATTTAGTTGCTTATAGTTGGGCTTTAAATAATCTCCAACCGGGTGATGAAATTATTACCTCGGTCATGGAACATCATAGTAATATTGTTCCGTGGCAAATGGTTGCACAAAGAACGGGTGCGGTTCTCAAGCACGTCGGTTTAACAGAAGAAGAAACTTTAGATTTAGAACAGTATAACAACCTGCTTTCTGACAAAACAAAATTAGTTGCGCTTGTTCATGTTTCTAACACCTTAGGCTGTATTAATCCCGTTGAAGAAATTACACGGGTAGCAAAAGAAAAAGGGGCAAAAGTATTAATTGATGCTTGTCAAAGCGTGCCTCATCTTCCCATAAATGTGCAAGCAATGGGTTGTGATTGGTTAGTGGCCAGTGGACATAAAATGTGTGGTCCGACAGGGGCTGGTTTTTTATATGGAAAGGAAGATTTATTAAATGCAATGCCTCCTTTTTTAGGCGGTGGTGAAATGATTGGAGAAGTGTCGTTAGATGCTTTCACTTGTGCGGAATTACCCCATAAATTTGAAGCAGGAACCCCTGCGATCGCGGAAGCCATTGCCTTAGGGGCAGCAGTAGATTATTTAACTGCAATTGGCATGGACAAAATTCATGCCTACGAAGAAGAATTAACCGCTTATTTATTCCACCAATTAGCAGGCTTTTCCAACTTAAGAGTTTATGGCCCCAAACCAACAGCAGAAGGAAAAGGAAGAGCAGCCCTTGCTGCATTTAATGTGGAAAATTTACACGCTAATGACTTAGCCCCCTTGTTAGATTATGAAGGAGTTGCCATTCGTTCGGGTCATCATTGTACGCAACCGTTACATACGGTTTTAGGAATTGCTGGAAGCGCGAGAGCGAGTCTTTATTTCTATAACACCAAAGACGAAATTGATGGCTTTATTACAGCGTTAAAAAATACCATTGATTTCTTTGCGGAAATGATGGAAGAAGATTGA
- the sufD gene encoding Fe-S cluster assembly protein SufD, whose amino-acid sequence MSVSSQDQKITNQDHFLNHLLSQRHENNVVAEEDSTFTAWLQKRQQEAANWVAESRFPHRKDEEWRFTDLSPLLDHPFQGSQAVAVNPESASQFFIPEASSARLVFVNGRFSPELSQLDQLPSGVTLTSLGNLDVHQQSQVTDYLTQQEGGEELFTALNTAGFEDSGIVWVAANTEVETPIQVLFLAVGNDTSQFMQPRLLVVADTSAKVNLIEQYASLSSENAAPYLCNPVSEIWLAGNAEVNHIRLQDEAFNSFHIAKTAVTQAQDSRYAGYPISLGGQISRHDFDVFQTGTQVHTKLHGLTLGNGQQLLDTHSAIAFRHPHSSADQLHKCILDDSARGVFNGKMFVPQAAQQTDAAQLNRNLLLSEKAHVDTKPELNIVADNVKCSHGATVSQLEADELFYLRSRGLDSNAATNLLINAFAAEIIEEITVSSLRDQLFSRLQNRFIH is encoded by the coding sequence ATGTCAGTTTCTTCTCAGGATCAAAAAATTACGAATCAAGATCATTTTCTCAATCATTTATTAAGTCAACGTCATGAAAATAATGTCGTTGCAGAAGAGGACTCCACGTTTACGGCTTGGCTGCAAAAACGACAGCAGGAAGCGGCCAACTGGGTAGCTGAATCTCGTTTTCCTCACCGCAAAGATGAAGAATGGCGCTTTACTGATTTATCGCCATTGTTAGACCATCCGTTTCAAGGAAGTCAAGCGGTGGCGGTTAACCCTGAAAGTGCAAGTCAGTTTTTCATTCCTGAAGCCTCCTCAGCGCGGTTAGTGTTTGTCAATGGTCGCTTTTCTCCTGAACTTTCGCAACTGGATCAGCTTCCTAGTGGTGTGACGCTGACGAGTCTAGGAAACTTGGATGTGCATCAACAGTCGCAAGTTACAGACTATCTCACTCAACAAGAAGGGGGAGAAGAGTTATTTACGGCGTTGAATACCGCAGGGTTTGAAGATAGCGGGATTGTATGGGTTGCAGCGAATACAGAAGTAGAAACCCCGATCCAGGTGCTATTTTTAGCAGTGGGGAATGATACCTCCCAGTTCATGCAACCGCGTTTGCTGGTGGTGGCGGATACTAGCGCGAAAGTGAACCTGATTGAACAATACGCGAGTCTCTCGTCGGAAAATGCTGCACCTTATTTGTGTAATCCTGTGAGTGAGATTTGGTTAGCAGGAAACGCAGAAGTGAATCATATCCGCTTACAAGATGAGGCTTTCAATAGCTTCCACATTGCGAAAACCGCAGTGACTCAAGCCCAAGATAGTCGCTATGCAGGGTATCCGATCAGTTTAGGCGGACAAATTTCTCGTCATGATTTCGATGTGTTTCAAACGGGAACGCAGGTGCATACCAAATTACATGGGTTAACCTTGGGGAATGGTCAGCAACTGTTAGATACTCACAGCGCGATCGCGTTCCGTCATCCTCACAGCAGCGCCGATCAGTTGCATAAGTGTATTTTAGATGATTCCGCAAGAGGCGTTTTTAACGGGAAAATGTTTGTTCCGCAAGCAGCCCAACAGACAGACGCAGCGCAACTCAACCGTAACCTCCTCCTGTCAGAGAAAGCCCATGTGGATACGAAACCCGAATTAAATATTGTTGCGGATAATGTGAAATGTTCTCATGGCGCAACCGTCAGTCAACTCGAAGCTGATGAGTTATTCTATTTGCGTAGTCGAGGCTTAGATAGTAATGCAGCAACGAACTTATTAATTAATGCTTTTGCTGCGGAAATCATTGAAGAAATTACCGTTTCTTCCCTGCGCGATCAATTATTTAGTCGTTTGCAAAACCGATTTATTCACTAG
- the sufC gene encoding Fe-S cluster assembly ATPase SufC: MINENSEVILSIKNLHAKVEDTPILKGVNLEVKAGEIHAIMGRNGSGKSTLSKVLAGHPDYTITSGEIIYKGENVAELEPDERALKGIFLAFQYPLEIPGVSNLDFLRVAYNSHCKAQGKEEIDAFDFEDLVEEKLEIVKMNPSFLERSLNEGFSGGEKKRNEILQMALLEPSLAILDETDSGLDIDALRIVANGVNQLATPENATVMITHYQRLLNYVEPDYIHVMGDGKIITSGGKELALQLEENGYDWLYEQYAPQQEVTA, translated from the coding sequence ATGATTAACGAAAATAGCGAAGTTATTTTATCGATTAAAAATTTACACGCCAAAGTAGAAGACACCCCAATCTTAAAAGGGGTGAATCTAGAAGTGAAAGCTGGCGAAATCCATGCCATCATGGGGCGAAATGGCTCGGGAAAAAGTACCCTATCCAAAGTTTTAGCGGGTCATCCTGACTATACAATTACCTCGGGAGAGATTATCTATAAAGGGGAAAACGTCGCAGAATTAGAACCCGATGAACGCGCCTTAAAAGGTATTTTTCTCGCGTTTCAATATCCCTTAGAAATTCCTGGGGTGAGTAACTTAGACTTCTTGCGCGTGGCTTACAATTCTCACTGTAAAGCGCAAGGAAAAGAAGAAATAGACGCTTTTGATTTTGAAGATTTAGTGGAAGAAAAGCTGGAAATCGTTAAAATGAATCCCAGCTTCTTAGAACGGAGTCTCAACGAAGGTTTCTCCGGGGGAGAGAAGAAACGCAACGAGATTTTACAAATGGCCCTGCTAGAACCTAGTCTAGCAATTTTAGATGAAACGGATTCTGGCTTAGATATTGATGCGTTAAGAATTGTTGCTAATGGCGTAAACCAACTGGCGACCCCTGAAAATGCAACCGTGATGATTACCCACTATCAGCGTTTGTTAAATTATGTTGAACCCGACTATATTCACGTCATGGGAGACGGAAAAATCATTACCAGTGGCGGTAAGGAATTAGCCCTACAACTCGAAGAAAATGGCTATGACTGGTTATATGAACAGTACGCGCCACAACAGGAGGTTACGGCTTAG